The Faecalibacter sp. LW9 genome has a segment encoding these proteins:
- a CDS encoding molybdopterin cofactor-binding domain-containing protein has product MPWSSHFIAEALSMGAEKIGWHHRKPQPQSLLSGDWQIGYGMAVGMWHAGRQQANANLTLTPQGDLILRTAMTDIGTGTAMVNVMHELTEFPKHRIKVELGHLDLPLARNQGGSTGLASIVGAVHLLGEDFKKALFDYAQKTNPSLQAKVTETIQIDDQHVVIGQTSILLPTLFKKISFKN; this is encoded by the coding sequence TTGCCTTGGTCTAGTCATTTTATTGCAGAAGCGCTCTCGATGGGAGCTGAAAAAATTGGATGGCACCATCGAAAACCCCAACCTCAATCCCTATTATCAGGAGATTGGCAAATAGGTTATGGAATGGCGGTTGGCATGTGGCATGCTGGTCGTCAACAAGCCAATGCAAATTTAACGTTGACGCCTCAAGGCGATTTAATACTCCGCACCGCCATGACTGATATTGGAACAGGAACGGCGATGGTGAATGTGATGCATGAATTGACTGAATTTCCGAAACACCGCATCAAAGTAGAATTGGGTCATTTGGATTTACCTCTTGCTCGAAATCAAGGAGGTAGTACAGGCTTAGCATCTATTGTTGGAGCCGTGCATTTGTTAGGGGAAGACTTTAAAAAAGCTCTATTTGATTATGCCCAAAAGACCAACCCTTCGCTACAAGCGAAAGTTACGGAAACGATTCAAATTGACGATCAACATGTGGTGATTGGTCAAACGTCGATTCTTTTACCCACACTGTTTAAAAAAATCAGCTTCAAAAATTGA
- a CDS encoding molybdopterin cofactor-binding domain-containing protein yields MEATAGPGNEREKWAFTVSATHFCKLKVHRFTGYVVIDQMVAVVDRCRIINPKAAENQIIGAHLVELGWPF; encoded by the coding sequence ATGGAAGCAACTGCTGGACCAGGAAATGAACGAGAAAAATGGGCATTTACGGTTTCTGCTACACATTTCTGTAAGCTTAAAGTTCACCGTTTTACGGGTTATGTCGTTATTGATCAAATGGTTGCGGTTGTTGATAGATGCCGTATAATTAACCCTAAAGCTGCTGAAAATCAAATCATCGGTGCACATTTAGTGGAATTGGGATGGCCCTTTTAG
- a CDS encoding efflux RND transporter periplasmic adaptor subunit codes for MNSKHLMVCLAASLLAFSCKKTDEVKQEESKSLPVFTVNKKDTLVTHSYVTDIQAKKNIEIRSRMTGLIQSINVNEGQFVKKGQLLFKINDAELQMELLKANATLKQADAEIRIAEIEVKQLQSLHEKQFVATNELDLAKAKLAAARAKHSFVSAEKQAVQQKINFTNIRAPFDGVIDMIPFKEGSLVTDGDLLTTLSQLDEIYAYFSIPENRYFELLAQDKIGKHHKIELVLPNGSKHQYKGSLKTAEGEIDPTTGSIRYKVAFANPGGLIKHGTSGKLEISEYQSNTIIIPQKSTFSIQDKTYVFVVDQQHKVKMKNIETSQTIGESYIVTNGLNSGETIVYEGTQSVRDGETIKVKTKK; via the coding sequence ATGAATTCTAAACATCTTATGGTATGCTTAGCAGCATCACTATTGGCTTTTTCCTGCAAAAAAACGGATGAAGTAAAGCAAGAAGAATCCAAATCATTGCCGGTATTCACAGTAAACAAAAAGGATACATTAGTAACCCATAGTTATGTAACAGATATCCAAGCCAAAAAGAATATCGAAATTCGTTCACGAATGACAGGTTTAATCCAATCGATTAACGTGAATGAAGGACAATTCGTAAAAAAAGGGCAATTGTTGTTTAAAATTAACGATGCCGAATTACAAATGGAACTTTTAAAAGCAAACGCTACATTAAAGCAAGCGGATGCTGAAATTCGTATTGCTGAAATTGAAGTAAAACAATTACAAAGCTTACACGAAAAACAATTTGTTGCTACGAACGAATTGGATTTAGCTAAAGCAAAATTAGCTGCAGCCCGTGCGAAACATTCGTTTGTATCTGCTGAAAAACAAGCAGTTCAACAAAAGATTAATTTTACAAATATAAGAGCTCCTTTTGATGGCGTCATTGATATGATTCCTTTTAAAGAAGGAAGTTTAGTGACAGATGGAGATTTATTAACGACTTTATCTCAATTGGACGAAATTTATGCTTATTTCTCTATTCCTGAAAATCGGTATTTTGAATTGTTAGCGCAGGATAAAATTGGCAAGCACCACAAAATTGAATTGGTGTTACCAAATGGATCAAAACATCAATACAAAGGTTCATTAAAAACAGCAGAAGGTGAAATTGATCCAACGACAGGTTCTATTCGATATAAAGTTGCTTTCGCCAATCCAGGAGGGTTAATTAAACACGGGACTTCAGGGAAATTGGAAATCTCTGAATACCAATCGAATACGATTATTATTCCTCAAAAATCTACGTTCTCTATCCAAGACAAAACATATGTTTTTGTAGTAGATCAACAGCATAAAGTGAAGATGAAAAACATCGAAACATCACAAACCATTGGAGAATCATACATTGTAACCAACGGATTAAACAGTGGCGAAACGATTGTCTATGAAGGAACACAATCGGTTCGTGATGGAGAAACGATCAAAGTAAAAACAAAAAAATAA